The following coding sequences are from one Humulus lupulus chromosome X, drHumLupu1.1, whole genome shotgun sequence window:
- the LOC133807326 gene encoding lariat debranching enzyme has protein sequence MKIAVEGCMHGDLDNVYRTLQHLERVNNTKIDLLICCGDFQSVRNENDLESLNVPPKYRSMNSFWKYYSGQEIAPYPTIFIGGNHEASNYLWELYYGGWAAPNIYFLGFSGVVKFGNVRIGGFSGIYNARNYHLGHFERPPYNESTIRSIYHAREYDVHKLMQVQEPIDIFLSHDWPLGITDCGDWKQLVRFKPYFEKEIQERTLGSKPAAELLEKLKPPYWFSAHLHCKFAARVQHGEGGPVTNFLALDKCLPGRRFLQIIEIESEVGPYEIQYDEEWLAITRRFNSIFPQTRQRVNFRNLHLDMQDCRQWVRTRLQERGAKPFEFARTVPCYDPSRSVSSSSSRGYTRNPQTESFLQFLDLPYLLDNMSEPLEVSKTPDSLIHRGSVDDNSENIPIDDVDDDEDELAEDVQD, from the exons ATGAAAATAGCTGTGGAAGGTTGTATGCATGGTGACCTCGACAACGTTTACAGAACTCTCCAACATCTCGAAAGAGTTAACAACACCAAAATCGATCTCCTCATCTGTTGCGGCGATTTTCAG TCCGTGAGGAATGAGAATGATTTGGAGAGCTTAAATGTTCCGCCCAAATACCGGTCCATGAACTCCTTTTGGAAGTACTATTCGGGTCAGGAAATCGCTCCTTATCCCACCATTTTCATCGGTGGGAATCACGAAGCTTCCAATTACTTGTGGGAATT GTACTATGGAGGATGGGCTGCACCTAATATATACTTTTTGGGATTTTCTGGGGTGGTCAAGTTTGGCAATGTTCGCATTGGTGGATTCTCTGGAATATATAATGCACGAAATTATCATTTGG GGCATTTTGAGCGGCCTCCATATAATGAGAGCACCATCAGATCTATATATCATGCGCGTGAATACGACGTCCACAAGCTCATGCAAGTTCAGGAACCTATAGATATTTTTCTTTCACATGATTGGCCTCTTGGCATCACTGACTGTGGAGACTGGAAGCAACTTGTTCGGTTCAAGCCATATTTTGAGAAGGAG ATCCAGGAAAGAACACTTGGAAGTAAACCTGCTGCCGAACTGCTGGAGAAATTAAAACCACCGTATTGGTTTTCAGCCCATTTACATTGCAAATTTGCTGCTCGTGTTCAACATGGGGAAGGTGGTCCAGTGACAAACTTTCTTGCTCTCGACAAATGCCTTCCTGGGCGTAGATTTTTACAG ATCATTGAAATCGAATCAGAAGTAGGACCTTATGAAATTCAGTACGATGAAGAATGGTTAGCCATAACTCGGAGATTCAACTCAATATTCCCACAGACCAGGCAACGTGTAAATTTTAG GAATTTACATCTTGACATGCAAGACTGTCGGCAGTGGGTCAGGACTAGGCTacaagaaagaggagccaaaccTTTTGAATTTGCAAGGACAGTTCCATGTTACGATCCTTCAAGATCTGTCTCCAGTAGCTCCTCTCGTG GATATACTCGAAATCCTCAAACAGAGTCTTTCTTGCAGTTTCTAGATCTTCCCTATCTCCTTGATAACATGTCAGAACCCTTGGAAGTGTCAAAGACGCCAGATTCACTGATTCATAGAG GTTCAGTTGATGATAACAGCGAAAACATCCCCATCGATGATGTTGACGACGACGAGGATGAGTTGGCAGAAGATGTGCAAGATTAG